A part of Notolabrus celidotus isolate fNotCel1 chromosome 21, fNotCel1.pri, whole genome shotgun sequence genomic DNA contains:
- the rps16 gene encoding 40S ribosomal protein S16, with amino-acid sequence MPAKGPLQSVQVFGRKKTATAVAHCKRGNGLIKVNGRPLEVVEPATLQYKLLEPVLLLGKERFAGVDIRVRVKGGGHVAQIYAIRQAISKSLVAYYQKYVDEASKKEIKDILIQYDRTLLVADPRRCESKKFGGPGARARYQKSYR; translated from the exons aTGCCGGCTAAAGGTCCTCTGCAGTCTGTCCAGGTGTTCGGACGTAAA aAAACCGCCACAGCAGTCGCTCACTGCAAGAGGGGGAATGGTCTGATCAAGGTGAACGGCAGACCCCTGGAGGTTGTGGAGCCTGCCACTCTCCAGTACAAG CTCCTGGAACCAGTGCTGCTGCTCGGAAAGGAGCGTTTCGCTGGAGTtgacatcagagtcagagttaAGGGTGGTGGACATGTCGCACAGATCTACG CTATCCGCCAGGCTATCTCCAAATCTCTGGTCGCCTACTACCAGAAGT ATGTGGATGAGGCTTCCAAGAAGGAGATCAAGGACATCCTGATCCAGTACGACAGGACCCTGCTCGTTGCCGATCCCCGTCGCTGCGAGTCCAAGAAGTTCGGTGGACCCGGAGCTCGCGCCCGCTACCAGAAGTCCTACCGTTAA